The following are from one region of the Aquirufa lenticrescens genome:
- the mutY gene encoding A/G-specific adenine glycosylase: MQKSPLHPFSATIMAWYAEHQRELPWRQTKDPYAIWLSEIILQQTRVAQGLPYFERLITAFPTVRDLAEAPEASLLRLWQGLGYYSRARNLQKAAQMVMRDFAGMFPQSHDEIILLPGVGPYTAAAIASFAFNEAKAVVDGNVYRVLSRVFAVETDIASSSARGVFTSLAQSLIPTQDPATFNQAIMEFGALQCTPAPDCSDCPLRVSCAALSLGRIAELPLKSKKTKVKEIEMNYLVIEQNGQLLVRERREKGIWKGLWEFYLIEDACDWLPFQRQALKSPPVHLLSHRKIHCDAWHVQVPDNFELEIPEGYGWMSPSEFESKGKPVLLLNLITDNLDCPILQDISPTYL, translated from the coding sequence ATGCAAAAAAGCCCTTTACATCCTTTTTCGGCCACTATTATGGCCTGGTACGCGGAACACCAGCGCGAGCTGCCTTGGCGGCAAACGAAGGATCCGTATGCGATTTGGCTATCGGAAATCATTTTGCAGCAGACGCGAGTGGCGCAGGGCTTGCCCTATTTTGAGCGATTAATCACCGCTTTCCCCACCGTTCGCGATTTAGCAGAGGCTCCAGAAGCCTCTCTTTTACGGTTGTGGCAAGGCCTAGGCTATTATTCCCGTGCTCGGAATCTCCAAAAAGCAGCCCAAATGGTCATGCGCGACTTTGCAGGCATGTTTCCACAAAGCCATGACGAGATCATTTTGCTTCCGGGTGTAGGTCCCTACACCGCCGCGGCGATTGCTTCTTTTGCTTTTAATGAGGCCAAAGCCGTAGTGGACGGCAATGTATACCGGGTTTTGTCTCGCGTTTTCGCAGTAGAAACGGATATTGCGTCTTCTTCGGCGCGTGGGGTTTTTACTTCTTTAGCGCAGTCGTTGATTCCAACGCAGGATCCAGCGACCTTTAATCAGGCCATCATGGAGTTTGGGGCCTTGCAATGTACGCCGGCGCCAGATTGCTCGGATTGTCCTTTGCGTGTCTCGTGCGCGGCTTTAAGTTTAGGTCGTATAGCCGAATTACCCCTAAAGTCGAAAAAGACGAAGGTTAAAGAGATAGAAATGAATTATCTGGTCATCGAACAAAATGGCCAGCTTTTAGTGCGAGAACGGAGAGAAAAGGGTATTTGGAAGGGATTATGGGAGTTTTATTTGATCGAAGATGCTTGCGATTGGTTGCCTTTTCAGCGCCAAGCATTGAAATCCCCACCCGTTCATCTGTTGAGTCACCGCAAAATCCATTGCGACGCTTGGCATGTTCAAGTTCCTGATAATTTTGAGTTGGAAATTCCGGAAGGATATGGCTGGATGAGCCCCTCAGAGTTCGAGAGCAAAGGAAAACCCGTTTTGCTTTTGAACCTAATAACTGATAATTTAGATTGTCCTATTTTACAAGACATTTCGCCCACGTACCTTTAG